In Bradyrhizobium erythrophlei, a single genomic region encodes these proteins:
- a CDS encoding SUF system Fe-S cluster assembly protein, with amino-acid sequence MTDTVEAKDMEAKGQEARTSNMETQSALPPEETERLSGDIVAALKTVFDPEIPADIYELGLIYKVELKDDRSVDLMMTLTTPNCPAAGELPQMVENAVASVPGVGVVNVNLVWDPAWTPDRMSDEARLVLNMW; translated from the coding sequence ATGACCGACACTGTTGAAGCCAAGGACATGGAAGCCAAGGGACAGGAAGCCAGGACTTCCAACATGGAAACCCAGTCGGCTCTGCCGCCCGAGGAAACCGAGCGGCTGAGCGGCGACATCGTGGCCGCCTTGAAGACCGTGTTCGATCCGGAAATCCCGGCGGACATCTACGAACTTGGCCTGATCTACAAGGTCGAGCTCAAGGACGATCGTTCCGTCGATCTGATGATGACGCTCACCACGCCGAACTGTCCGGCGGCGGGCGAGCTGCCGCAGATGGTGGAGAATGCGGTCGCGAGCGTGCCCGGCGTCGGCGTCGTCAACGTCAACCTGGTGTGGGATCCGGCCTGGACGCCGGACCGCATGTCGGATGAGGCGCGTCTCGTCCTCAACATGTGGTGA